Genomic segment of Ranitomeya imitator isolate aRanImi1 chromosome 6, aRanImi1.pri, whole genome shotgun sequence:
GAACTGGAAGCATGCAATACATACGGTAAATATAGGGGAGATGCTGTTAATTTCATACACAGGAGAGGTACTGTTATTTTGATAATGAATGTAGTTAGGCAAGAAGAAATTGAATACTTGTGTGATGAAGCAGGAGATGGCAGCTAGAAACAGCAACTACAGTCCTGTCACAGCTTCTCCTAAGGGCGCTTTGGTTGTGACTGTTATGTTACAGTATCTAGTGAGAGACTcatattaaggccggggtcacacttgtgagttcaatgcgagaaactcacgcaagtctcttgcatcaataaccGGCACTCCCGCAGGCATTCAGGACCGGAGtgcgcggctgcatagaaatacatgcagctgaacgctccggtcccgagtgccggatattgaggcgagagactcgtgcaagtttctcgcattgaactcgcaagtgtgaccccggcctaaccttTTACATGCAACCAACTCCTTTTTTTGGAGATTTACCCTTTACAAGCAGCTATGTCCTGCTTGTGCATATTAACCCTCCTTTTACATCTTATGACATATGTTACTTTTCACTTTTTTCCTTACAACTGGTTATTTTTAAGATCTGAGAAAAAGTTCTCTGTTACACAACACAGATGTTACTGCAGATTCTTAAATTGGTACATTTCTGTACAAAAGAACTATATTTTGATCATTTATTTGCTTTtgatatgaagaactgtgtgtattTCTGGTGAAAAGAAATTTCTCTCTTTTTGTCAGCTAATTACAAAGTGACTGCACTGAAGATAGGCCACTGTAAATTTATATGTATTGTCTTCTATAAAATATGTCTTTCTGAGTCCTCATATCTTCAACTCCCTCCCGAATGTCCAACAATCCTTGTCCAATGTAATTGTGTCTCTCATTCTCCTTGGGGAAAAACCATTAACACATGACTTCTGCCTAACATCCCACCTTTATTATGTAAATTCAGCAATCTACTGGGAGCATATGGCTGCTTCCTCAAATGAGCGACATTCTATGACTGTATCATCTTTCAGGCAAGAGTCATATCTAATTTGCAATATATACGTGATATATCATAGTTGGAGGTGGTGGGGCGGTTTGCATGGGTAATGAAGAACCCTCCCCTTGGTGAACCTAGGAAGGAGGAGAATAATATTCCACGCCCTCCCTAAGGACACAAGTTGGGGACCCAAACCAATTGTACTTGTACACATTCTATCCCTAGGAGCAGAAAAGCACTTTGTACAGAGGACTGCTATGTATAAAACTTTCTTGTTTTTTCACCTTAATTATGATTAGCATTTAACGTTGGGAAGTAAATTTGCAACTAAACTATTTTTATCCTAAcatttagagatgagcagatctgatgAGCTCTGTGTGAGCCAAATTGCACAGATTTTACAGAGTAATTTGTATTAAAGCAAATTTATCCTCTGAGAATTGAATATTATGCTCTGGTGTATAAAAATACACCAGAGGACATTAAACAAAAGatgtagaaaaagaaaaaaaagccaaaaaaacaactaatactcacctcactgctcacaCTCTCCCACAAGGTTGTATGCTCCTCTTAATGCTGTCGCACAAATGCAGACATCCCTGTGGACACGCAGGGGCATCcccaggcttaaggtaccgtcacactaagcgacgctgcagcgatactgacaacgatccggatcgctgcagcatcgctgtttggtcgctggagagctgtcacacagacagctctccagcgaccaacgatgccggtaaccagggtaaacatcgggttactaagcgcagggccgcgcttagtaacccgatgtttaccctggttaccatcgtaaaagttaaaaaaacaaccactacatacttacctaccgctgtctgtccccggcgctgggcttctctgctctggctgtgagcacagcggccggaaagcagagcggtgacgtcaccgctgtgctttccggctgcccggcgctcacagccagagcagagaagcccagcgccggggacagacagcggtaggtaagtatgtagtgtttggtttttttactttaacaatggtaaccagggtaaacatcgggttactaagcgcggccctgcgcttagtaacccgatgtttaccctggttaccagcgaagacatcgctgaatcggcgtcacacacgccgattcagcgatgtcagcgggacgtccagcgacaaaacaaagttctggcctttctgccctgaccagcgacatcacagcaggggcctgatcgctgctgcctgtcacactggacgatatcgctagccaggacgctgcaacgtcacggatcgctagcgatatagtctagtgtgacggtacctttagtcacagcTGGAAGTCCTGGTTGTGCGTGAATATGCCTGGTGTTTTAGAGCAAGAAAGCCATAAGAAGAGAAACTGAGTGCCGAGGACTGTATGGGGAAGAGAGAGCAGCAGATGTGGTCAGAGTAGTGAGGGGAGTTTTAATTTTGTTTTGTTAGTTTGACCCTGACCCTTTACAGTTTAGGATAAAAATCCTACTGCCATTTTGTCAAATACACGtggtgtaaattaaaaaaaaacaaaaacaaatctccATTCTGGAAAAATACTGATTTTTGTAAatttcaagtagaattcaattttaCTTAATTAATTTGCCCAACCCTAATTACGCTGATATTATAAACATTGGAGTTTGTAGAATATACTTGTCTACAGTATCCTTTTTGTATCCTTACTTGCGTAAATGGGACTTATTTATGAAAATTGGAATTTAAAGGGTATTAGATATCTGAAATAATGTTGCTATAAAACATTCACCCAAAGATTAAAGTACAACATAAAAAAACTTAAAATATTTCAAACTTTATTGCCAGCTGATATCACAAAACAAGCATAATTGAATATAAAAAGCTAACTGCTGTAAACCATACATACAGTATGCAAGTATGACGTAAAATCAGCTATGTTAGTGCTGGGAATAAATCTATATAAAAATCTAAGACTTGAACCTTAACCAATTTGGTGTTTTTAGAACTGCATCAAAGAAATTCAAGTCAAAATGCAAAAACTAGAGAATGCAGAAATAGCAAGTAAGCTGTAAGCTTTCACCAACTTTGTCTTAACCGGATAAGAATTTGTAGAAAAGGCACAGCAAATGCAAACTACATTACAAATAATGTGTTACCCATACACATTTCTAAATATATAAAACTTTTTTAATCGTTTTGGTAATAAAGAGCTTGTTGAAAAGCCATTAAGCCCCTCATAACAAAGATTAAAGTTTCTTTTCAGTGCACAATTTATAACATTTCAAATAAGAAAATATAAAGCACGTACTTTAGACAAGTGTTATTTTTAAGGCTAAAACCAATATAGTTTACCCCATTAGATAGCCAACCCTATTACCAATTAATTTCCAAATGAACTACTAACAGATTGGAAAGAATAGCTGTATGAAGAGGATGATGAACCATCAAAACTTCCTCGTCGGGATCCACTTCGAGAACCTGAGCGAGATCCTGAGCGGGATCCAGGAGCTGAAGATACATTGTATGGGCTACTTATTCCTTTAGAGGACACTGAAGCTGCTTCCAGCATTCTCAGGCCTGTTACATCTTCAACCATAGAGCGATCAACGGCTTCTTTGTAGGAGATTTTCAGTTTAGTTTTTGGACAAGTCAGAATTTTGGGGTAGTTGCTGAGGTCTCGTAATTTCTGCGCCGCACGACCATCAATTATACCTTTCCGTATAGCTTCTTCTGTTGTAATTCTGGATTGTGTTTCTGGATCAATAAGGCCCCCTGTTAAGTACTGAAACTCAAGGAAACGTTGTCCAGCTTCATACGGCAGCCAGTTTACCTTCATAGCTTCAGCAGCAGATAATTTTTTCTGGCCTCTAACACCATCAAAACCAGAATATGCTTTCTGTGCTTGCTTCAGCCTGGCAGACATATCCTGATCTATTATGCCTTGGTTGACAGCATCTTGCAGAGGAATTCTTTGACCAGAGGTTAGGTTTATAATGCCACCTGTGCATGCCTGTGCTTCAAGTAAACGCTGTCCAGTAATTGTATCGACAATACCACGCTTGATGCCCTCTGAAATGGAGATTTTTTCTAAATTTTCAGTATCAAATATGGCTGCAATAGGACTGATTTCCTCTAAAGAGTCTGAAAATGAACCACTTTTAGACCAAGAGCTTGTTCGAAATTTGGGAGATAAGAGGGATTCTTGTCTTGAAGTAACTAGTACATCGTCACTTAGGTTCTTGTTGGAgatcatgtctgcaaattgagtaaGGCTTAAGGTACCAGCACGGTATTGTTCAAAGTTGCTTTTATTGATTATTTTCAAGTCTATTGCTTCTTGGACATCATACTGGTTGCCTGTCTTGCGGTCGACAAGTACAACTCTGGTTGAGCCATCTGAACCTGTAGTAGTTATTTCTTCCCATTCGCATTCTTGTTCTGAAAGCTCAAGATAGGTGTCATAATCTATAAGCTCTTTGTTATAAGCTTCTTGTACAGTCATTTCCCTGTTGGTATCTGGGTCAACTATCACCACTCTGCGTTTCCTAGAAGTTTTCTTTTGGGATGCTTGGActaactttttcttttctttcaaagGCAGTAGACAAAGATTGGTTTTGTCATCTACAATGCACCGCTCTTTTAATTGCAAGTATGTCAAATTTTCCTCTGTGTTAGGATCGAAAAAGCCTTTGGTGTCATCACTAGGATCGGAAAGGATTTCATTCATTTCTTCATTGAAATAACCACGTTTATATGCTACATCAACTGGTAAACGATGACTTGCTTTTGGATCAATTATGCCACCAGTAGCTATCTGAGCCTCCAGCAGGCGGATGCCATGTCCTTTTTCAATAAGCTCTTTGTTCATAGCCTGAAACAATGAAATTATGTTCCCAGTTTCTGGGTCTTTGTAGCCAGTTACTGCTCTTTCTGCAGACAGTAATTTTTCCTTAAATTCTATTCCAACAAGTCCTCTTCTATAAGCTTCTTCGACAGTAAGTCTTAGATTATTTACTGGGTCCACTATGAATCCTGTTGCTGCCTGTGCTTCTAGTAGTTCCAGCGTGGTTCCAGGTCTTAACAATCCCTTTTTCATTGCATCATAGATTCCTAACTTTTCTTTTGTAGCCTCATTGTATATACCAGCAATACAACTGGATCCTTGCAGAAAATCTTTAATTCTTTCACTGACTTCTTCCACAGATATCTGGCCAGATTCTAGTTGATCTACAGTAGAAGAACGAATTATACCTGACTCTACTAACTCTGTCAAAGGTACTTGTTGCCTGATACCAGCAAATGAAAGGCTTTTCTTCATAACTGGAAGCAAAAGTAATCCTGTGTGGGGTTCAACTCTGCATTTCTGCTTAAGTTGTGCATAACTGACATTCTTCTTAGTGACTGGTTCTATGTAATACTTGCCATCATCACTGGGGTTATTAAGAGCTTTATGTAAATCACGGTCAATCAAGCCACGAGATAATGCAACCTCAATAGGCACAAATACACTGTTCACTGGGTCAACTATTCCTCCCGCAGCTGCTTGAGCTTCTAAAAGCCGTATACCAACTTCCCGACTAATCAGATTTTTCTTGATGGCCTCTGAAACAGAAACGATTTTTCCTGAGAAAGGATCTTTGAAACCAGTAACTGCTTTTTCTGCAGTGTAAATGGCCTCTCTATCTTGGAAATCAATGAGGTCCCTAGCTACTGCATTGTCTACTGAAAGCTTTTCATTCCTGTCTAGGTCTATTATTCCTCCAGTTGCAGCTTGAGCCTCTAGTAACATGACTGAGCTCTCAGGTGAAATCAGTTTCCTTCTCTTTGCTTCCACAAATGAATGTTTCTCTTTAGGTGTTACAGATACTCCGGCAATTGCACCAGCACCCTTCAAGAAGGGTTCTATTTCAGCGGAAACCTCTTCCAGTGATCTCTGGCCCTTTATTAATTTTTCATAAGTAGACTTTGTTATTATCTGGCATTCCAGAAGTTGATGTGCTGTAACTTTTTTCCTCAGACCATCGAAAACAAATTTGGAAAGATCAACTGACATGTCTTCATCCGTTTGAATCTGCTTACTCGATGATATAGGTCGCCTCCTAAGACTGTCTAGTTCTCTTTCAAGAGAAAGTCGTTGATTATCAAAATCTACTTGAGTCAACCGTTGAGTCTCCTCCATCTTCCGCCTGTATCGCTCTTCAATAGATCTAATCTCAGCCTGCAGTCTTTCAATTTCAGTTTTGTATGAAACTTTCTCTCTTTCACTTCTCTCCCAATCACTTTCAATTCTCTTCACATCTTCCTCCTTGCGGGTATATTGTGTTCTCCACTGATTCAGGTCATTTCGAATTTGCTGCTTCTCTTCTTCCAAGCGTTGCTTATTACGTGTTTCTGCATCTAATGAAGTCTTTGCACGGCTTAGTTCCTCTTcaagacgttgcagccttgttctgtcttgttccagaagttttattTTCATCAAGAGGCTTTCTTTTTCTTGAATAATTTCTGAACACTTCATACTAGATTCCTGTATCTTACCGGTGGcctgcaacaaaagaaaaaaaatacaaagaaaagatTGTTTATTGACATAATCAGCCTACATCACCCACAAGAATTTACTCATATATACAATACTACCAGAATTTGGTCTAAGATCTCACACATTGTAGGTTTTATTTCGATAGGCTAATGAAGTATTTTTATAATGAAGTAGAAACTATGTATTTGACTACATTCCCATCCCACACAATATGaaatgtttaaaatgtaaaaatacacTGCATTAAAATAATGAGTGAACAAAAGTAAGGCTACAATTGGTTATAGCAGTCTACCGTAGATTTGTTTTCAGTGATTTTTATTCTATATTTGATCTGAAAAATACACAAAATggaacaaaaacatttaaaaactgaGACAAAATTTAATGAGAACAGATTTGATTTACTGACATCTGAGACTAATACAATGATTAGAACATAAAAAAGGATAGTGAAGACTTCGGAGAGTAAATCAACTCACAACATAAACAAAAGAGAAATTTTTAATaagattgacaatatggagagtttATCATTTTAGAAGTTGCAGAAATGGTTTTATTAGGTGCTTAAATAGTGTAGATTGAATAGGTGCACACATTGCTACACTAAATACATTTTAAATATGTAtgcttttttaaatatatttaatatTATAAATACATGCAAATATAGCATTTAGCCTCCCGGCCTAAATATAACAACAAATACAATAAGTAGTCAGTGTACCTAAGTGTAACTGACCTTGTATCAAATATGTTTTTTAATTAAGTTATTAATAatgcttcattttttttattttgccatttgGTTCTTACCAATGAAATTTATCCTAATTGGAATTCTGGACTCTGCGTGTGAGGTTTCCAGAACAGTTTAATGCCCGCTTACTGTTTTGTAGATAACAAAAAGTGCACCCATGTCCTCAAGGTGCCTAAAGTTAAAAATACTTCTATTTTGGCAATTAGAAATTTAATTATAAGTTGTTACTAGAAGCTAAATACACATGTTAGATTATAGAATGATTAAATTACTGGACAGAAAACACATTAAGGGAAATTTATGTGAGTACCTCCAGTGCTTGCTTTTGGAATTTTTCAATTTCCTGTCTCAAAATTTGCCTCTCTTTCTGTAATTCATTTATTAGGCCCTGTAGCTCCAAAGATCGCTTGTTGCTGATTTGTAGCTGGTTCTTTAACTCTGTAAtagttgcatttttttcaccatccaCTTCATCTTTACATTTCTTGACCTCCTCATTTTCCAGCCTAACATAACGCAGCTCCTCTTCAAGCCTCAGGTGTTCTTTAGTCAGATTTTCTGTTATCGACTGCAACCTCTCTATTTCTATTTTACTCTCATTGAGGCTTCGGTTTCTCTCTTCAATGGTTTTCTGCAGGTGCTCATTTCTTATGTGAGCCTGCCGTAAGTTTTCTTGCTCTACATGTAATTGGCGACGTAGACTTTCCACCTCAGCTACAAGTTTACTCAGCTCATCAATATTTCTCTGCTGGTCTCTGAGCTGACCATCTAAAGACTCTCTCTGTTGTCTTAAGTCTTCCTCAGTTTGCCTTTTAATGATCGTAACTTGCTCTACTTGTTGTGTTAGCGTTGTGATCTTTTTTAGTTGCTCAGTACTGGTTCTTCTAAGAGCTTCCAACTCTTCttctaactttttattttttgcatgctcatCTGCAGCAATTCTTTTTTGCCTGTTAATCTCTTCCTCAAGTTTGTTCTTATGTGTCTCCAATTCTTTCAGTTTGACTTGAAGTCTGTTTATTTCATTTTCTTTTCCTTGTTTTTCTACTGATAGCTTTTCATAGTCTGATTTAAGTCTTATTAATTCTTGCTCCTGAATCTTTAATTTGCTTATGGTCTCTGTGGCAGCTGTGTTGGCTTTTTGTAGATCAAACTGGTTCCTTTGTACTTTTACATGCTCCTCCTCAAGTCTCTTCTTTTGGTTTATTTCAACCTCAATAACTTTTTTCAATCTTTCAATCTCCTTATTGCGTTCCTGAATTGTTTTGGCAGCATCATCAAGGGATTTTTTATTTCTTTGCTCCTCCTCAGATCTGAGCTTGGATAGCTGCTTCAACTCAATCTCCAATTGCTGCTTCCTTTGAGTCAAATCTGATGTTAATGACTTCTGCTGGTGAACATCATCTTCAGTTTTTTTCAAATTCGTTGTCATTTGTGTCAAAGAGGTCCGTAATCTGTTTAACTCTAATGACAAGTCTCGTTTCTCTCTTGCTAGACTGTCTATCTCTTGATTCAAGCCAGTCATGTTGTCTTCTTTTTCAATACTTAGTTCGTGGATGGTAGTTTTTGAAATATTAATTTCTGTTTCATACTTGCTTCTTAAATTTATAAGCTGATCGTCATAATTGTTTCTTACCTTTACAAGCTCGTTTTCATATTGCCTCTGACGGGCAGCCTCCTCCTGAAGTTGATATTTCAATTTGTCAATCTCACCGTTTCTATCCTGAATTGTCCTGCTAGCTTCCTCCAGTGATATCTTAAATCTTGTAACTTCTTCTGAACTACTATTAATTATCCTTTGTAGTTCCTTTTCCAGTTGCTGCTTTCTCTGAGTGATCTCAGACCCTGAAGCTTTCTGTTGAAGAGCATCATCTTCTGCCCTTCTGCGTTGTTCATTTGTTTGGACAATGGTTTCATTAAGTCGAGTGATTTCTTGGGTAAGATCTCTATTTTCTCTTGCTAATTTCTCAAGTTGGGCTCTTAATTCATATGAGTCTTCTTCCTTCTGAACCGTTATTTGCTGTATTGTCGTCTTTGTAATGTTTATTTCAGATTCAAATTTGTTCCTCAAACTACTGATTTCGTCACTATACTGCTTCCTTACCTTTGACAGCTCATTCTCATAGTCCCGCTTCCTCTGGCCTTCATCCTGCAGAAGAACTCTTAGCCTCTCTATCTCATATTCCTTCTCCTTGATTATCTTGTCAGTTTCAATTTTTTGGCGGTTGACACCTTCTAAGTCACTTTGCCTCTTTTGCTGAATTTGGTTGAATTCATTCTTTTGGAGCTCACATCTGTCCTCCAGTGCTTTTCTCCTCCTTTTCTCATCATCAATCTCATATGTGAACCTGGTGATCTTTTCATTGAGTTCAGCTATCTGACTATAGCATTTATCAAGGTTCTGTTTTGCAGAAGACCCTTCCATTTCAGCCTTCCTCTTCATATCTTCCAGAAGAAGGAGTCTTGATTTGTACTCTGAGCAATCTGTCTGATATTTTTGCAGATTTTGATCAAGAAATTTGTTTTTCTGGGAGTTATCTGAATTTGCATCTCTGGCAAGGCGTAGTTCCTCTTCAAGAAGCTCAATCCTAGTGTttttcatctgtaaaaaaaaatgttgacaaCTCAATAATCCGATTATAAATTTGCGCACCAATGTTAACATCCTTTTATTTGAGCCATTGATTAAATGAATGAATATTGTACGATGTAAATGTGACAATGTTTGTGAGCAAATTGCATTTTTGTTGTTGTCCTAAATATGAGTGTTAGTCAGTAGGACACCTCTAATAATTATTGTTCATTCCCTTACAATTTACACATGCAGATTACTGCTACATAGAAACAGATGTAATGAGTGCCGATTGACACGCTGTCTTCTGAAACTGAAGACATATCAATCGAAAGTCTATAATCCTGCCTTTGATCTCGTAGGAGAACAGCTTAACTGAGGTCTTGAGCCTTTTTATTTTAGCGATCTGTGGAGGTTTTAGCAGCAGACCCCCTCCAATCAAAACATTTGACAAAACTCTGACATGTCAAATATTTCTATTAACCTCTTAACATCTAATGACGGGCAGTGTCTGTCATTCGACTCGTCCCCCTGTTTGGTGCTGGTTGGTGctgatgagcccgcaccttttccagcacatgacagctgatctaatcagctgacatgtgcccctaacagccgcaagTGGAATCGCAatctacccgcggctgttaacatgcaCGCGCAGGAAGCGTGTCAATACCTCCACCCTCCTCTATATAGCACAAGCAATCGCATGATAGCAGCTTCTAATCTCCaattgagactattgaagcaggtaaaaagtaaaatacatttttaaaaatattaaaaaaagaaaaaaatataagtcAAAAtccccctcttttgccccattcaaaataaaacaataaaaaaaatcaaatatacacatatttggtatcgctgcgttcagaatcgcccgatctatcaatatataaaaagaattaatccaattggtaaacggcgtagcgagaaaaaaaaaatcgaaatgccagaattacgtttttatggttgcttcaacattgcaataaaatgcaataatggacaaTCAAAAGATCACATACACACCAAAATCATATCAATAAAAGTGTCAGatcgacacacaaaaaataaataagccctcaccaggcTCCAGATCGCAAAAAATGGAGTTGCtacggtcttggaaaatggcaactttttttttttacagattttgattttttttttcaccattttaataaataagaacctagacatatttggtgtccgtgaacttgtaatgacctgtaaaatcataatggcaggtcagttttaggatttagtgaacatggtaaaaaaaaatccaaaaaacaattgtggaattgcacttttctcgcaatttcaccgcatttggattttttttccgttttccagtacataatatggtaaaatcaatggtgccattcaaaagtacaactcgtcccgcaaaaaatcaagccctcatgtggccatattgacataaaaattaaaaaagttatgtccgtggtaagaaggggagcaaaaaatggaaacgccaaaacggaaatacccctggtccttaaggggttaaagttgagtTAAATTTTAAAGAAAACATTAATTCTCATTTATGATATGTTGTCCATGGACAAACGTTGTCAGCTTGGATTAAATTAAACACTCAAAGGTGTATGTATAGTAAAATACCTTTAAGTCTTCCATGCTCTTTGACATTTCATGCAAAAGTCTGTATAAATCATTTCCTCTAGTTAGCAACTCTATGTAGCGTGCTTGAATGTCAGAAGcctgaagaataaaaaaaaaatgggttatGTTTGTGGTTGTCTTAGATAATTAGTGCAACAAGCTTGATCTTCTTTATTCTGCCAATATATGCAGCATTACAACATGCAATTATTTATTTCTAATTACCTTGCTCCCTATTATAATGACAACTTTATTAGTTGTCCCAAGATAATTAGTCGGACAATTATGGTATTTTGTTGCCAATACATTAAAAATAAAGGCCAATCTTATTTTccctaaaatacactgctcaaaaaaataaagggaacactaaaataccacatcctaaata
This window contains:
- the DSP gene encoding desmoplakin isoform X1 — protein: MSINGGSHPRINTLGRLTRAESGPDLSSRYEMNNHHKMVVGGGGGGLMPQKTYYVQQSYSEQTGDGYGQTGTMSRRSNTVQDMLQHISECLIRAELIAAPELKYGDGSQLVRNRELEDCLGGAQEEMELVEGLIKEMRMMGQPCDSYYRKLLQLADQMRALDKAIHGPRVRKGSKGGGYSSQSGSGWDDHTKRITTEALNQIRQQKRQIEIVDWGFDAASVEQQIGNHRKFHNAIADYRWELDKIKADLREKGAIYQLEEEYDALLKFSFERMDQLRQLQNIIQATSREIMWINDREEEELLYDWSDKNTDIPRKQESFSKLMSQLEVKEKELNKLKQESDQLILSQHPASDKIEAYMDTLQTQWSWILQITKCIDVHLKENAAYFQFFDEAQGTQTYLTNLQDTIRKKYPCDKSMPLPRVLEMIKDLEKERDKINEYKRQVQNLVNKSKKIVQLKPRNPDYKREKPIVLKALCDYKQDQKVIHKGDECILKNNSQRSKWNVTGPGGLDMVVPSVSLIIPPPNPGAIDLSSKIEQFYEAILTLWNQLYINMKSLVSWHYCMIDIEKIRTMTLAKLKTMRQEDYQRVVSDLEVHYQEFMRNSQGSNMFGDDDKRKMHSQFSEAQKHYQTLVVQLPSYQTKETTYIKTRPQQQINNSERLEVVTQNTASNLKGSNTSTTVVDSDRLKQENWLLLELQKIRQQMEIHETKLLQRNVYNVDQETFRDFSYRINDLEALRGDGQNFAAQLTKIKEMILSLKDSDKSAYMQSELNALLKKMENIHGFSAEHLERLQALRILLQNILQLEDLIKVYEARLTEEETISLDPAKVEAYRNALKKMKAELEQKKSQLISLDTELKKTLQINDRVVQAYPYCEVDLSKFADKANQLTERWHRIEKEIDDRSWELEKQGKQLRNYRDMYQALSKWITDTKQKIDVLESAKLSDANTVTRYLNEQKNLNVDIQGKREKVEEVMKTADQCASSIKDYELQLASYSSGLETLLNIPIKRTVVQSPAVVVLQEASDIQARYIELLTRGNDLYRLLHEMSKSMEDLKMKNTRIELLEEELRLARDANSDNSQKNKFLDQNLQKYQTDCSEYKSRLLLLEDMKRKAEMEGSSAKQNLDKCYSQIAELNEKITRFTYEIDDEKRRRKALEDRCELQKNEFNQIQQKRQSDLEGVNRQKIETDKIIKEKEYEIERLRVLLQDEGQRKRDYENELSKVRKQYSDEISSLRNKFESEINITKTTIQQITVQKEEDSYELRAQLEKLARENRDLTQEITRLNETIVQTNEQRRRAEDDALQQKASGSEITQRKQQLEKELQRIINSSSEEVTRFKISLEEASRTIQDRNGEIDKLKYQLQEEAARQRQYENELVKVRNNYDDQLINLRSKYETEINISKTTIHELSIEKEDNMTGLNQEIDSLAREKRDLSLELNRLRTSLTQMTTNLKKTEDDVHQQKSLTSDLTQRKQQLEIELKQLSKLRSEEEQRNKKSLDDAAKTIQERNKEIERLKKVIEVEINQKKRLEEEHVKVQRNQFDLQKANTAATETISKLKIQEQELIRLKSDYEKLSVEKQGKENEINRLQVKLKELETHKNKLEEEINRQKRIAADEHAKNKKLEEELEALRRTSTEQLKKITTLTQQVEQVTIIKRQTEEDLRQQRESLDGQLRDQQRNIDELSKLVAEVESLRRQLHVEQENLRQAHIRNEHLQKTIEERNRSLNESKIEIERLQSITENLTKEHLRLEEELRYVRLENEEVKKCKDEVDGEKNATITELKNQLQISNKRSLELQGLINELQKERQILRQEIEKFQKQALEATGKIQESSMKCSEIIQEKESLLMKIKLLEQDRTRLQRLEEELSRAKTSLDAETRNKQRLEEEKQQIRNDLNQWRTQYTRKEEDVKRIESDWERSEREKVSYKTEIERLQAEIRSIEERYRRKMEETQRLTQVDFDNQRLSLERELDSLRRRPISSSKQIQTDEDMSVDLSKFVFDGLRKKVTAHQLLECQIITKSTYEKLIKGQRSLEEVSAEIEPFLKGAGAIAGVSVTPKEKHSFVEAKRRKLISPESSVMLLEAQAATGGIIDLDRNEKLSVDNAVARDLIDFQDREAIYTAEKAVTGFKDPFSGKIVSVSEAIKKNLISREVGIRLLEAQAAAGGIVDPVNSVFVPIEVALSRGLIDRDLHKALNNPSDDGKYYIEPVTKKNVSYAQLKQKCRVEPHTGLLLLPVMKKSLSFAGIRQQVPLTELVESGIIRSSTVDQLESGQISVEEVSERIKDFLQGSSCIAGIYNEATKEKLGIYDAMKKGLLRPGTTLELLEAQAATGFIVDPVNNLRLTVEEAYRRGLVGIEFKEKLLSAERAVTGYKDPETGNIISLFQAMNKELIEKGHGIRLLEAQIATGGIIDPKASHRLPVDVAYKRGYFNEEMNEILSDPSDDTKGFFDPNTEENLTYLQLKERCIVDDKTNLCLLPLKEKKKLVQASQKKTSRKRRVVIVDPDTNREMTVQEAYNKELIDYDTYLELSEQECEWEEITTTGSDGSTRVVLVDRKTGNQYDVQEAIDLKIINKSNFEQYRAGTLSLTQFADMISNKNLSDDVLVTSRQESLLSPKFRTSSWSKSGSFSDSLEEISPIAAIFDTENLEKISISEGIKRGIVDTITGQRLLEAQACTGGIINLTSGQRIPLQDAVNQGIIDQDMSARLKQAQKAYSGFDGVRGQKKLSAAEAMKVNWLPYEAGQRFLEFQYLTGGLIDPETQSRITTEEAIRKGIIDGRAAQKLRDLSNYPKILTCPKTKLKISYKEAVDRSMVEDVTGLRMLEAASVSSKGISSPYNVSSAPGSRSGSRSGSRSGSRRGSFDGSSSSSYSYSFQSVSSSFGN